Sequence from the Curtobacterium sp. MCLR17_007 genome:
CGAGCGGCTCACGACCGCCATGGTCGCCGAGCGCGCCGGGGCGTCCATCGGCACGGTCTACCGGTACTTCCCGGACCGCATCGCCGTGGTCGAGGCCCTCGCGATCCGCAGCACGCAGCGTCTGGCGGCCCGCTTCGTCGAGGCGCTCGAGACCAGCGGGGCGACGACCTGGCAGGAAGCCTGCGACGCCCTCATCGACATGACGAGCGAGATGTACCGGACCGAGCCGGGGTTCCGCGCGATCCGCTTCGGTGACCCGGCCGACTCGGGCGTCGGTGACGACGACGACCGCATGGCGGCGCTCGGCGGCACCGTCGGCACGATCCTGCGGGAACGGTTCGGCATGCCCGACAACGAAGCGGTCTCGCGTGCGTGGGTGGTCCTGGCCGAGTCGTCCCACGCGCTGCTCGCCCGTGCGCACCGCGACCGCGAGCACCCGGACACCGCGCTCATCGAGGCCTACCGCACGATGAGCCGGGGCTACCTCGAGAAGGTCGTCGCAGCCTCCTGACGTGTTCCGGCGGGTGTCCCGCTGTCCGCGACACGTCACGATTCGACACGCGGTGCGACCACTGTCGGTCCTGACGGGTACTCTCACTCGGAGTCGGGCTACCTCCCATCAGAAGGGCACCCACCCATGATCGAATTCCGCTCGGTGCGCAAGACGTACCCGGACGGCACCAACGCCGTCGAGCGGTTCGACCTCGTCATCCCATCCCGCACCACGACGGTCTTCGTCGGGTCCAGCGGCTGTGGCAAGACGACGTTGCTCCGCATGATCAACCGGATGGTCGACCCCTCCTCGGGCTCGGTCTCCATCGACGGCAAGGACGTCGCCGACGGCGACCCCGTCAAGCTCCGTCGCAGCATCGGCTACGTGATGCAGAGCTCGGGGCTGCTGCCGCACCGCAAGGTCGTGGACAACATCGCCACGGTCCCGTTGCTGACGGGTGTGTCGAAGTCCGAGGCCCGGTCGCGGGCCCTCGAACTGATGGACACCGTCGGTCTCGACCGGGCCTTCGCGGACCGGTACCCGTCGCAGCTGTCCGGCGGGCAGCAGCAGCGCGTCGGCGTCGCGCGCGGCCTGGCCGTCGACCCGAACGTCCTGCTGATGGACGAGCCCTTCGGCGCCGTCGACCCGCTGGTCCGCAACGACCTGCAGGACGAGCTCATCCGCCTGCAGCGTGAGCTCGGCAAGACGGTCGTGTTCGTCACGCACGACATCGACGAGGCCTTCAAGCTCGGCGACCAGGTCGTCATCCTCAAGAAGGGCGGCGAGATCGCCCAGCTCGGCACGCCGGCGGAGATCCTCTCCGAACCGGCTGACGACTTCGTCGCGAACTTCATCGGTGCGGGCCGGGGCCGTCGTGCCCTGCGCATCGAGCAGACCCCCACCGGCCCGATCGTCGTCGACGGCGACGGTCGTGCTGCCGGAGTCCTGACCGGTCCCGTGGCGGTGGTGGACGCCGCGGCAGCAGTGTAGGGTGCCCCGTCCGCCACGACTGAGGCTGTTGCGTCCCACGACGCAGCGGGTGCTCCGGCGCAGGGTGGGAGCACCGAGTGAACTGGGTGCTGGCGAACGTCGACACGATCTGGGACGACGTCGTCGCACACCTGGTGATCGCGATCCCGCCGATCGTCATCAGCTTCCTGCTGTCGATCCCGATCGGGTGGCTCGTCGTCCGGCTCCGTCGCGCCGGCGGTCGGCGAGTCACTCGCGGCGTCGGCGGCGGCATCGTCACGGTCGCGGGTCTGCTCTACGCGATCCCCTCGCTCCCGCTGTTCATCGCGCTGCCGAGCATCCTGGGCACCGGTCTGCAGGACCCCGTCAACGTCGTCATCGGCCTGACGCTCTACGGCCTGGCGCTGATGGTGCGGTCGACCGTCGACGGCCTCGAGTCGATCGACGGCCCGACGGTCTCGGCCGCCACGGCGATGGGCTACTCGGGAGCGCAGCGGTTCTTCCGCGTCGACCTCCCGCTCGCCGGCCCGGTGCTGTTGGCGGGGCTGCGCGTCGTCGCGGTGTCGACCATCTCGCTCACGACCGTCGGTGCCGTGCTCGGCATCCAGAGCCTCGGCTCGCTGTTCACCGACGGCATCGGTCGCGGCATCACCGAGGAGATCGTGACCGGCATCGTGATGGTCCTGGTCCTGGCGTTCGCGCTCGACGGACTGCTCGTGCTGCTCGGTCGGCTCGTGATGCCCTGGACCCGGAAGTCCACTGTGTCCAAGCGTCAGGCGCGCCGGGTGCTGCAGGCTGCAGAGGTGACCTCGTGATCATCGGACAGGCCTTCGCGTGGGTGTTCGACCCCGCCAACTACGGCGGCTACAACGCCATCCCGACGCGGCTGTGGGAACACATCTGGATCTCGCTGCTCGCGGTGGTCATCGCGTCGCTGATCGCCGTGCCGCTCGGCTGGTTGATCGGGCACACCGGGCGCGCCCGTGGTGTCGCGATCGCGCTGTCCGGGGGCATCCGCGCCCTGCCGACACTCGGCGTCCTGACCCTGTTCGGCCTGCTGCTCGGCGTGGGGCTGCAGGCGCCGCTGCTGGCGCTCGTGATCCTCGCGATCCCGTCGGTGCTGGCCGGTGCCTACTCGGGCATCGAGTCCGTCGACCCGGTGACCGTGGACGCAGCCCGGGCGCAGGGCATGACCGGGTGGCAGATCCTGGCCAAGGTCGAGGTCCCGCTCGGCCTGCCGCTGCTGATCGGTGGCATCCGAGCCGCCGTGCTGCAGGTCGTGGCCACCGCCACCCTCGCCGCGTACGTCGGGGCCGGCGGCCTCGGTGGCTACGTCTTCCTGGGGCTCAAGACCCAGGACTACGCCGAGATGCTCGGCGCTTCAGTCCTCGTGATCGCACTCGCGATCGCGTTCGAGATCGTCTTCTCCCTGCTCCAGCGAGCGGTGGTGCCCGCGGGCGTCTCCGGTCGCACCGCGGGGGGACGCCAGGGATCGCGCGAGCGAGCCCGCAATCCCATCCCGGAAGGAAATCCCTCGTGATCACAGCACCCAAGATCCGCGCCGGCATCGCCGTTGCGCTGGCCGCGGGCGTCGTCGCCGCGTTGTCGGGCTGCGCGTCCAGCAACCCGCTCGACAGCGGTTCCAGCGCCTCGTCCGACTCGAAGACGATCGTCGTCGGCTCACAGCAGTACTACTCGAACGAGATCATCGCCGAGCTCTACTCCCAGGTCCTCGAGAAGGACGGCTTCAGCGTGAAGCGCAACTTCAACATCGGCCAGCGCGAGGTCTACCTCCCGCAGCTGCAGAAGGGCGCCATCGACGTCATGCCCGAGTACAGCGGCAACCTGCTGCAGTACTACGACAAGAACTCGACCGCGAAGACCGCGTCGGAGATCTCCGCCGGCCTCAAGGACGCACTGCCGAAGGGCCTCCGGGCACTCGACGCGGCCGAGGCCACGGACCAGGACAGCTACACCGTGACCAAGGAGTTCTCCGAGAAGAACGACGTCACGAGCCTGTCCGACCTGTCGAAGGTCAGCGACAAGCTGACCGTCGGCGCGAACTCCGAGTTCCAGACCCGACCGTACGGTCCCGAGGGCCTGAAGTCCGAGTACGGCGTCGACGTCGGCTTCACGGCCATCGAGGACTCCGGCGGGGCCCTGACCGTCAAGGCGCTCAAGGACGGCACCGTCCAGCTCGCCGACATCTACAGCGCGGACCCGAGCATCAAGGCGAACGACTTCGTGTCCCTCAAGGACCCGAAGAACCTCATCCTGCCGCAGAACGTCACGCCCGTCGTGTCGAGCAAGGTCAGCGACAAGGCCGCTGCCGACATCGACAAGGTCAGCAAGGTCCTGACGACCGACGCGCTCATCGAGCTCAACTCGAAGAGCACCGCGGACAAGGAGAAGGCGTCCACCATCGCCAAGGAGTTCCTGACTGACAAGGGTCTGCTGTAAGCACTGCGAACCGGTAGTACAACGACAGGTGTCGGGCGAACGCCCGGCACCTGTCGTCGTTCGTGGGGGCACAGGGTTTCCGCACGGTTGTGCCGTGCAGGCAGGTTGCACATTCGTGCACGAGCGGCTTCTACAACTTGTAGGAGCAGGTCTCCACTCGGTACCGTTGCAGTGTCCCGAGGACGCGACGAGAACGAAGTGCCCCTCCTACAGGAAGCAACTGACGTGCACCACCTGCGCGCGGCGACCCCGAGCGGAACAGCCGCATGAACGACCTCCTCGATCCCCTGATCCTGTCGCGCTGGCAGTTCGGCCTGACGACGATCTACCACTTCCTCTTCGTCCCGCTCACCATCGGGATGGCCGTCGTCGTCGCCGTGTTCCAGACGGCGTGGTACCGCACGGGCCGGGCCCACTACCTGCAGCTCACGCGGTTCTTCGGCCGCATCTTCCTCATCAACTTCGCGATGGGCGTCGTCACCGGCATCGTGCAGGAGTTCCAGTTCGGGATGAACTGGTCGAACTACTCCCGGTTCGTCGGCGACGTGTTCGGCGCACCGCTCGCGCTCGAGGGCATCCTGGCCTTCTTCTTCGAGGCGGCGTTCATCGGCATCTGGATCTTCGGGTGGGACCGCCTGCCGAAGGGCCTGCACCTGGCGAGCATGTGGTGCGTCAGCGCGGGGACGATCATGTCGGCGTACTTCATCATCGCGGCGAACGCGTTCATGCAGCACCCCGTCGGGTACGAGATCAACCAGGCCAAGGGCCGCGCCGAGCTGACGGACATCTGGGCAGTGCTGACGAACAAGGTCGCGCTGGCGGCCTTCCCGCACACGCTCTTCGCCTGCTTCATGGTGGCGGCCGGCGTGATCATCTCGGTCGCCGCCTGGCACCTGGCGCGCAACCAGAACCTCGAGACGATGATGCCCGCGCTGAAGTTCGGCCTGTGGTTGATGGTCGCGGCCGGAGCGCTCACCGTGCTGACGGGCGACCAGCTCGGACTCACCATGGTCGACACGCAGCCGATGAAGATGGCGGCAGCCGAAGCCCTGTACAACACGGCAACCGGCAAGGACGCCTCGTTCTCGATCTTCACGCTCGGCACCCCGGACGGCGTGCACGAACTGTTCTCGATCCGCGTCCCGTACCTGCTGTCGTTCCTGTCGACGCACACGTTCAGCGGCACTGTCGAGGGCATCAACAACCTGCAGGCCGAGTACAGCCAGGTCTACGGCCCGGGGGACTACAAGCCGGTGATCTGGGTCACCTACTGGTCGTTCCGCTGGATGATCGCCCTGGGCGTGGGCGCCGTGATGGTGTCGCTCGCCGGGCTCTGGCTGACCCGCAAGGGCCGGTTCCCGACGCAACGCTGGGTGTGGCGGATCGCGACGTGGGCCGTCCCGCTGCCGATGGCCGCGATGATCGTCGGCTGGGTCTTCACCGAGATGGGCCGCCAGCCGTGGCTCGTGTTCGGTCTGCTGAAGACCGCCGACGGCGTCTCCCCGAACGTCACCGGGCTCGAGGTACTCATCTCGCTCGTGGTGTTCACGCTCATCTACGGCACCCTGGCGGTGGTCGAGTTCCGGCTCATCAAGAAGGTGGCCCAAGAAGGACCGGCGGCGCCCGCCGAGGTCGACGAAGCGACCGGCGAGGTCAAGCACGAAGTGACGGTGTACTGAGATGGACCTGCCCGTGCTCTGGTTCGCGATCGTCGCGCTGTTCTTCGTCGGCTACTTCGTCCTGGACGGCTTCGACTTCGGCGTCGGCATGGCGCTGCCCTTCCTCGGTCGCGACGACACGGACCGCCGCGTGATGATCAACACGATCGGACCCGTCTGGGACCTCAACGAGACGTGGGTCATCGTGGCCGGTGCGTGCTTGTTCGCGGCGTTCCCGGAGTGGTACGCCACCATGTTCTCCGGGTTCTACCTGGCGCTGCTGCTCATCCTGGCCGCGCTCATCGCCCGCGGGGTGTCGTTCGAGTACCGACACCAGGACAAGCAGCTGTCGTGGAAGCGCCGCTTCGACCTCATGATCATCGTCGGCAGTGCCGTGCCCTCGTTCCTGTGGGGCGTCGCGTTCGGCAACGTCGTGCGGGGCATCCCGATGGACGCCGGACACAACTTCACCGGCACGGTGTTCGACCTGCTCAACCCCTTCGCGCTGCTCACCGGCGTCGCCACGCTGCTGGTGTTCTTCACCCACGGCGTCGTGTTCATCGCGCTCAAGACCGAGGGCGACATCCGCATCCGGGCGAAGCGCCTGGCCACCCGCGCCGGCGTCGTGACGATCGTCGTCGCTGCGGTGTTCCTGGTCGCGATGGCGTTCGTCCGCGCGACGCCGACGTCGCTCGTGCTGTCGGTCGTCGCCGCCCTGGCGCTCGTGCTGGCCGTGCTCTGCAACGCCTGGGGCCGTGAAGGCCGGGCCTTCACCCTGATGGCCGTCACGATCGCCGCGGTCGTGCTGGCGATGTTCACGGCGGTCTTCCCGAACGTGATGCCCGACTCGGTCGACCCCGCGAACAGCCTGACGGTGACGAACGCGAGCAGCGGCACCTACACGCTGACGGTGATGAGCTGGGTGGCGTTGGTCTTCGTGCCGCTCGTGTTCGCCTACCAGGCGTGGACCTACTGGGTCTTCCGCAAGCGGGTCTCCCGTGCACACGTGACCGCCGCTGCTCACTGAGCCACCGACCCCGGGAAGGCACGCCATGAAACCGCTCGACCCGCGTCTGCTCCGCCTGTCGCGGTCCGCGCGCGGCTTCGTCGTGGCCGCCGCCACGACCGGACTGGTCCGGACGGTGGCGACGATCGGCATCGCCTGGGCCGTCGCGGCCGCGGTGACCCAGGTGATCGACGCCGTCGACCGGGGCGTGGTCCCCGAGCGGTTCCCCGCCACCCTCGCGCTGCTCGGCGCGGCCTTCGCCGTGCGGGCGGTCGCGGCGTGGGCGACGGACGACCTGGCCGCCCGTGCAGCTGCGTCGGTCAAGAGCGAGCTCCGGACGACGGTCCTGGCGCGGGCCGCCGAACGCGGCCCCGCCTGGTTGGCCGGGCGATCGAGCGCCGGCTTCGCGACCACGCTCGGCCCCGGGCTCGACGCCCTGGACGCCTACTTCGGCCGGTTCCTGCCGCAGCTGGCACTGACCGCCGTCGCGACGCCCGTGCTGCTGGTCGCGATCGGCCTGAGCGACCGCACCAGCGCACTCATCGTCCTGTGCGCCCTGCCGGTGATCCCCGTGTTCATGGTCCTGATCGGGCTGGCCACCCAGGCGCTGCAGCGGGGTCAGGCCGACGCGCTCGCACGGCTCGGCAGCGCCTGGACCGAGGCCGTCGAGGGACTGGCCACCCTCAAGGTCTTCGGACGCGCACGGCGACAGGTCGGCCGCATCGGCACGGTCACCGACGAGTACCGGCGCGGCACGCTCGGGGTCCTGCGCCTGTCGTTCGTCAGCGGCTTCGCGCTCGAGCTCGCCGCCAGCCTGTCGGTCGCACTCGTCGCGGTCACGATCGGCATCCGGCTCGTCGACGGATCGATGGGCCTGGGCGCGGCGATGTTCGTCCTGGTGCTCGCTCCCGAGGCCTTCGCCCCGATCCGGCAGGTGGGTGCCGACTTCCACGCGGCCCAGGACGGCGCAGAGGCCGCCGGCGCGGTGCTCGACGTCCTCGACGCCGACGATGCGGCGCCGACCGCCACCGACGATGCGGCCCCGACCGCCACCGTCGGTGCGGCGCCGACCGCCACCGTCGGTGCGGCGCCGACCGCCACCGTCGGTGCGGCCGGCGCCGACGCGCTCGTCCTGCGCGGCGTGACGGTCCGTCGCGACGACGTGCGCATCGGTCCCGTCGACCTCGAGGCACCACGCGGGTCGGTCGTCGTGCTGACCGGGGCGAGCGGATCCGGCAAGTCCAGCCTGATCGCCGCGATCCGCGGGGTCCTGCCACACGAGGGCGGGGTCACCGTGCCGGGGCCGGCCGGGTCGACCCGGGCCGACCGGATCGCGTGGGCCGACCAGCGGCCCCGCCTGCTGCGCGGGACGGTCGCGGAGAACGTCGCGCTCAGCGCGACCCCCGACGACGTCGCGGTGCGTTCTGCGCTCGGTGCGGTGGGGCTGGGACTCGACCCGGACCTCCAGGTCGGCTCCGGTGGCACCGGCCTGTCCGGAGGCCAGGCGCAGCGCGTCGCCGTGGCCCGTGCCCTGTACCGGGCCGCGCAGGCAGACACGGCGCTCGTCGTGCTCGACGAGCCGACCTCCGCACTCGACGCCGAGGCCGAGGCGACCGTGCTGACCGCCGTCCGCCGCCTGGCGGACCGGGGCGTCGTCGTCGTCGTCGCGAGCCACCGACCCGCGGTGGTCGCCGCGGCCGACATCCGTGTCGCCGTCGACGCGGCCGTCACCGGAGCGCACGCATGAGCACCACCGAACGGGAGGCCCGGTCCGGCTCCGTCCTGCGACTTGCGACGCCGACGGGGGCCGGGTGGGGACGCGCGGTCGCGGCCGGCGCGCTGAGTGCGCTGTGCGCCGTGGCGCTGTTGGCCGCGAGCGGGTACCTGATCACCCGTGCAGCGGAGCACCCGCCGATCCTGTACCTGACGCTGGTGATGGTCGGGGTGCGCGCGTTCGCGCTCGGCCGGGCCGCGCTTCGTTACCTGGACCGGCTTGCCGGGCACGACGCGTCCTTCCGGCAGCTGGCGGTGGTCCGGACGGCGATGTACCGGCGGCTCGCGTCGGTCGCTCCTGCCGGACTCGGCAGCGCTGGACGGGGCGACCTGCTGACGCGGCTCGTCACGGACATCGACCGGCTGCAGGACCTGCCGATCCGGGTCGTCGGGCCGCTTGTGTCCGCCGGCACGACCGCCGTGCTGTCCGTCGTCGCGGTGGCGGTCGTGTCACCACCGGCGGCGCTCGTCCTGCTCGTGGCGCTGGTCGTGGCGGCGCTCGTCGGTTCGGTCGTGACGGCGTCGATCGCCCGCTCGAGCGACCAGGCGACCGCGGCCGACCGTGGGCGTGTCGCCGACCTGGTGCTCGACACGGTCCGGCTGCTCGACGTGTTCGCCGCGTACGGCACGCTCGACGAGCGCCTCCGCCAGGTCGAGGACCTGGACCGACGGGTGACCCGAGCGGTCCGGCGACGCGGAGCGGTCGAGTCCCTCGTGGGCGCCCTCGTCGGCCTGGCCGGTGGCGGTGCGGTCGTCGGGATCCTCGCCGTCGGTGCACCGCAGGTCGTGTCCGGGGCGCTCGACGGACCGTTGTGGGCGCTGGCGGTGTTCGTCCCCCTGGCGCTGTTCGAGGTCGTCGGCACGGTGCCGATCGCGGTCCTCACCCTGCGCCGTGTGCGCGCGGCGGCCGAGCGGGTCGAGCAGGTCGTCCCGGCGACGCTGCCTGATGGACTCGTCGCCGAGCCGGACGAGCCCGCGTCACCGGCGTCGCTCGTGGTGCACGGTCCGGTGTCCGTCGCGGTGCGGGGGATGCACGTCCGCTGGCCCGGGTCGGCGACCTCCGCGGTCCGGGACGTCTCCTTCGACCTGCACCCCGGCGAGGTCGTGGTGGTCGCGGGTCCGAGCGGCGCGGGCAAGTCCACGCTGGCGCAGGCACTGGTGCGCTTCGTCGACCACGAGGGCAGCTACACGCTCGACGGGGTCGAGGCCCGGTCGATGCACCCCGACGCCGTCCGTGCGCGGATCGGGCTCATCGAGCAGGACCCGTTCGTCTTCGACCAGTCCGTCCGGCAGAACCTGCTGTTCGCGCGCGAGTCCGCGTCGGACGACGAGCTCTTCGCAGTGCTCGACCGCGTCGGGCTCGGTGACTGGGTGTCCCGCCGCGGTGGACTCGACGCCGGGGTGGGCGAGCGCGGCGTCCTGGCGTCCGGCGGTCAGGCGCACCGCCTGGCACTCGCCCGGGCGCTGCTGCACGAGTTCCCCGTGCTGGTGCTCGACGAACCCACGGCGGGCATCGACCCGGACCTCGGGGACCGGGTGCTGCGGGACCTGGTCGGGACGGCCCGTGGCGCAGGGCGCACCGTGGTCGTCGTGTCGCACGTGCCGGTGCCGCCGGAGCTCGTCACGAGGACCCTGCGGATGCGGGACGGCCGCCTGGTCGGGTGAGCCCGCCGTCCGTGCCGGGTGCTCCGGGCTTGTACCCTTGGGGACCGGCGCATGTCTTGCGGACCTGCACCGCGCCTCCAGACCGATTGAGAGTTCCGTGACCACCGAGCAGCACGTCGAGGACCCGAACGCCTACGACTTCCGTCGTATCCAGGACAAGTGGCAGGGCCGCTGGGAAGAGCTCGGGCTCTTCACCACCGACCACGACGACCGCCGTCCCCGGAAGTACATCCTGGAGATGTTCCCGTACCCGTCCGGCGACCTGCACATGGGCCACGCCGAGAACTGGGCGCTCGGCGACTTCGTGGCGCGGTACTGGCGGCAGCAGGGCTTCAACGTGCTGCACCCGATCGGCTGGGACTCGTTCGGGCTGCCCGCCGAGAACGCGGCGATCAAGCGCGGGGTCGACCCCGGGGCCTGGACCTACGCCAACATCGCGCAGCAGAAGGCGTCGTTCAAGCGGTACGCGCCGTCGTTCGACTGGTCGACCGAGATCCACACCTCGGACCCCGAGTACTACAAGTGGAACCAGTGGCTGTTCCTGAAGATGTACGAGAAGGGCCTGGCGTACCGGAAGGACAGCTGGGTCAACTGGGACCCGGTGGACCAGACCGTGCTGGCGAACGAGCAGGTCCTGCCCGACGGCACCTCGGACCGCTCCGGCGCCGTGGTCGTCAAGAAGAAGCTGACGCAGTGGTACTTCGGCATCACGAAGTACGCCGACCGCCTGCTCGACGACCTCAACCAGCTCGAGGGACGGTGGCCGTCGAAGGTCATCGCGATGCAGCGCAACTGGATCGGTCGTTCGGTCGGCGCGGACGTCGACTTCGTCATCGAGGGGCGCGACGAGCCCGTGACGGTGTTCACCACGCGTCCGGACACCATCCACGGCGTGACGTTCCTGGTCGTGGCGCCGGACTCCGACCTGGCGGCGGAGCTCGTCGAGTCCGCCGACGAGTCGGTGCGCACCGCGTTCTCGGACTACCTCGTGGCGACGCAGAAGACCTCCGAGATCGACCGGCAGAACGCGGACCGCCCGAAGACCGGCGTCCCGCTCGACCGGTTCGCGGTCCACCCGCTGACGGGTGAGCGCCTGCCGATCTGGGCTGCCGACTACGTGCTCGCCGACTACGGTCACGGCGCCGTCATGGCGGTGCCCGCGCACGACCAGCGGGACCTCGACTTCGCCCGCACCTTCGACCTGCCGGTGCGTGTCGTCGTCGACACGAACCAGCCGGTGACCGGCGCGATCCCGGTGATCCCCGAGGGCGCGACGCTCGACGACTTCGACGTGCCGACGCTCGACCCGGCATCGACGGGCCAGGCGTTGACCGGCCAGGGGCGGATGATCAACTCCGGCCCGCTCGACGGCATGTCGAAGCAGCACGCGATCACCGCGGCGATCAGGCTCCTCGACGAGCGTGGCACCGGTCGCGCGGCCAAGACCTACCGCCTGCGCGACTGGCTGATCTCGCGCCAGCGGTTCTGGGGCACCCCGATCCCGATCATCCACGGCGAGGACGGCACCGAGCACCCGGTGCCGTTCGACCAGCTGCCGGTCCGCCTGCCGTCCACCGAGGGGCTCGACCTCAAGCCGAAGGGGACGTCGCCGCTCGGTGGCGCCACCGAGTGGGTCAACGTGCCGAACCCGGTCGACGGCACCCCTGCGCTCCGTGACACCGACACGATGGACACGTTCGTCGACTCGTCGTGGTACTTCCTGCGGTTCCTGTCCGCGAACGACGACACGCAGGCCTTCGACCCCGAGCTCGCCCGCAAGTGGGCACCGGTCGACCAGTACATCGGCGGCGTCGAGCACGCGATCCTGCACCTGCTGTACGCGCGCTTCGTGACGAAGGTGCTGTTCGACCTGGGCTACCTCGACTTCACCGAGCCGTTCTCGGCGCTGCTCAACCAGGGCATGGTGCTGTCCGGCGGCTCGAAGATGTCGAAGTCGAAGGGCGGCGTCTCGCTCGGCGACGAGCTCGACGCGCACGGGGTCGACGCCATCCGCCTGGTGATGGGCTTCGCCGGTCCGCCCGAGGACGACATCAACTGGGAGGACGTCTCGCCGGCGGCCTCGGCGCGTTTCCTCGCCCGCGCCTACCGCCTGGCGACCGACGTCACCTCGTCGCCGGACGCCGTGTGGGCCGACGGGGACCGCGCCGTCCGCCAGGTCACCCACCGGTTCCTGGCAGACGCGCCCGGACTGATGGAGTCCTTCAAGTTCAACGTCGTGATCGCGCGGCTGATGGACCTGGTGAACGTGACCCGCAAGGCGATCGACAGCGGCCCCGGCGCCGCGGACCCCGCCGTGCGCGAGGCGACCGAGACCATCGCGCTCGGGCTCAGCGTGTTCGCGCCGTACACCGGCGAGGAGATGTGGGAGCAGCTGGGCCACGACACCACCGTCGCGACGCACGGGTGGCGCAAGGCCGACCCGACGCTGCTCGTGCAGGAGACCCTGACCGCCGTCGTGCAGGTCAACGGCAAGGTGCGCGACTCGTTCGAGGTGTCGAAGTCGATCGAGGCGGACGAGCTCGAGCAGCTCGCGCGGTCGTCGGCGAACGTGCAACGGTACATCGGTGAGCGCGAGGTCGTGAAGGTCATCGTGCGGGCGCCGAAGCTCGTGAACATCGCCATCAAGGGGTAGCGCCGCTCCTCCACATGTCGAGCGTGTTCCTGGCGCTCCACAGTCGCACGTCGAGGAGCCCGGTCTGACGGTCGGGCTCCCTAGCGTTCCCGACATGTCCCGGTTCACCCTCTCGCCGCGTGCGGCGGTCATCCTGGCGGCCGTCGTCGTCGCGGTCGCCCTGGTGGTCGTCGTGCTCGGTGCACGGGGGAGCGGCGCTGCGGGCACGGTGTCCGTGTCGGGCGCCGCGGGGGTCTCCGCCGCGCCGACGGCTCCTCCCACGACCGAGCCCGGCGCCGGGTCCGGTTCCCCGGCCCCCTCGGCGTCGCCGGCACCCGTCGTCGTGCACGTGGTCGGCGCCGTCGGGCGCGCGGGTCTGGTCACGCTGCCCGGTGGCAGCCGGGTCGCGGACGCCCTCGACGCGGCGGGCGGGGCCGGTCCGGACGCTGA
This genomic interval carries:
- the cydD gene encoding thiol reductant ABC exporter subunit CydD, coding for MKPLDPRLLRLSRSARGFVVAAATTGLVRTVATIGIAWAVAAAVTQVIDAVDRGVVPERFPATLALLGAAFAVRAVAAWATDDLAARAAASVKSELRTTVLARAAERGPAWLAGRSSAGFATTLGPGLDALDAYFGRFLPQLALTAVATPVLLVAIGLSDRTSALIVLCALPVIPVFMVLIGLATQALQRGQADALARLGSAWTEAVEGLATLKVFGRARRQVGRIGTVTDEYRRGTLGVLRLSFVSGFALELAASLSVALVAVTIGIRLVDGSMGLGAAMFVLVLAPEAFAPIRQVGADFHAAQDGAEAAGAVLDVLDADDAAPTATDDAAPTATVGAAPTATVGAAPTATVGAAGADALVLRGVTVRRDDVRIGPVDLEAPRGSVVVLTGASGSGKSSLIAAIRGVLPHEGGVTVPGPAGSTRADRIAWADQRPRLLRGTVAENVALSATPDDVAVRSALGAVGLGLDPDLQVGSGGTGLSGGQAQRVAVARALYRAAQADTALVVLDEPTSALDAEAEATVLTAVRRLADRGVVVVVASHRPAVVAAADIRVAVDAAVTGAHA
- the cydC gene encoding thiol reductant ABC exporter subunit CydC; its protein translation is MSTTEREARSGSVLRLATPTGAGWGRAVAAGALSALCAVALLAASGYLITRAAEHPPILYLTLVMVGVRAFALGRAALRYLDRLAGHDASFRQLAVVRTAMYRRLASVAPAGLGSAGRGDLLTRLVTDIDRLQDLPIRVVGPLVSAGTTAVLSVVAVAVVSPPAALVLLVALVVAALVGSVVTASIARSSDQATAADRGRVADLVLDTVRLLDVFAAYGTLDERLRQVEDLDRRVTRAVRRRGAVESLVGALVGLAGGGAVVGILAVGAPQVVSGALDGPLWALAVFVPLALFEVVGTVPIAVLTLRRVRAAAERVEQVVPATLPDGLVAEPDEPASPASLVVHGPVSVAVRGMHVRWPGSATSAVRDVSFDLHPGEVVVVAGPSGAGKSTLAQALVRFVDHEGSYTLDGVEARSMHPDAVRARIGLIEQDPFVFDQSVRQNLLFARESASDDELFAVLDRVGLGDWVSRRGGLDAGVGERGVLASGGQAHRLALARALLHEFPVLVLDEPTAGIDPDLGDRVLRDLVGTARGAGRTVVVVSHVPVPPELVTRTLRMRDGRLVG
- the leuS gene encoding leucine--tRNA ligase; protein product: MTTEQHVEDPNAYDFRRIQDKWQGRWEELGLFTTDHDDRRPRKYILEMFPYPSGDLHMGHAENWALGDFVARYWRQQGFNVLHPIGWDSFGLPAENAAIKRGVDPGAWTYANIAQQKASFKRYAPSFDWSTEIHTSDPEYYKWNQWLFLKMYEKGLAYRKDSWVNWDPVDQTVLANEQVLPDGTSDRSGAVVVKKKLTQWYFGITKYADRLLDDLNQLEGRWPSKVIAMQRNWIGRSVGADVDFVIEGRDEPVTVFTTRPDTIHGVTFLVVAPDSDLAAELVESADESVRTAFSDYLVATQKTSEIDRQNADRPKTGVPLDRFAVHPLTGERLPIWAADYVLADYGHGAVMAVPAHDQRDLDFARTFDLPVRVVVDTNQPVTGAIPVIPEGATLDDFDVPTLDPASTGQALTGQGRMINSGPLDGMSKQHAITAAIRLLDERGTGRAAKTYRLRDWLISRQRFWGTPIPIIHGEDGTEHPVPFDQLPVRLPSTEGLDLKPKGTSPLGGATEWVNVPNPVDGTPALRDTDTMDTFVDSSWYFLRFLSANDDTQAFDPELARKWAPVDQYIGGVEHAILHLLYARFVTKVLFDLGYLDFTEPFSALLNQGMVLSGGSKMSKSKGGVSLGDELDAHGVDAIRLVMGFAGPPEDDINWEDVSPAASARFLARAYRLATDVTSSPDAVWADGDRAVRQVTHRFLADAPGLMESFKFNVVIARLMDLVNVTRKAIDSGPGAADPAVREATETIALGLSVFAPYTGEEMWEQLGHDTTVATHGWRKADPTLLVQETLTAVVQVNGKVRDSFEVSKSIEADELEQLARSSANVQRYIGEREVVKVIVRAPKLVNIAIKG